TGGGCACCGGAGAGGTCGGTACTTACGCTCTTGCATGGGCCAACCCGGAAACCGGCAGCGCCGGTGTGATTGAGCGTATCGATCCTGCCAATGGAGTTGCAAACGGGTGTCGGAAATTCGTGACCAGCCGGCAGTCGCTCGAGGGCGAGACACGTTTCGACGGAATCGTTTGCCCCGCCGGCAATGCCTGGAAACTTTCGTCTGGCACATGAAGATTACCGAAACGTCGCCACCTTGCGAGCGCCGGGCGATAAGATCGAGCAGAAAGATTTAGAACTTGTAACCGACCTGCAGGCCGGCCCGTGTCATCCCGTCATTCGGGCTGCACAGGTTGGCGTTTGAAGAGTGCGCGATCTGCGCCGAAAGGTTCCAGTGCTCTGTAAGGCGATAGCCGCCTCCGACATATTCGTGGAACAGAACCCGGCAGCCGAGGTTGGGGCCGCCGTCGTTTCCGTCAAGATCGCCCGTATGGATGACACCGCCAAAGCCCGCTTCGGCGAAGACCTTGTCGCTGAAATCAACCGTCCAGGTAAAACCTGTGAAGAATTGCGTTGCTTCGCCGCTCGACCCGATCGAAGTTCCAAGATGGACTCGCGGAAGCAGAAGCTGCTCTCTCCAGCTGCCGGCAGCTTCGTATCCGAACGGATCAAAAAGCACTGTCAATTCCGGAAAAGCCCCGTCTTCCCCTGACCGGCCGCCTTGAACCGATGTCGAAACGCCGAAACGAAACTCGTCAAAGAGCTGATCTTGAGCTCGTGCGGGAGAACTCTCGAGGCTCCCCATTGCAACAGCCA
This genomic window from Sinorhizobium sp. B11 contains:
- a CDS encoding acyloxyacyl hydrolase; the encoded protein is MGSLESSPARAQDQLFDEFRFGVSTSVQGGRSGEDGAFPELTVLFDPFGYEAAGSWREQLLLPRVHLGTSIGSSGEATQFFTGFTWTVDFSDKVFAEAGFGGVIHTGDLDGNDGGPNLGCRVLFHEYVGGGYRLTEHWNLSAQIAHSSNANLCSPNDGMTRAGLQVGYKF